From one Humulus lupulus chromosome 8, drHumLupu1.1, whole genome shotgun sequence genomic stretch:
- the LOC133798458 gene encoding small ribosomal subunit protein uS8z/uS8w-like, whose protein sequence is MVRISVLNDALKSMYNAEKRGKRQVMIRPSSKVIIKFLLVMQKHGYIGEFEYVDDHRSGKIVVELNGRLNKCGVISPRFDIGVKEIEGWTARLLPSRQFGYIVLTTSAGIMDHEEARRKNVGGKVLGFFY, encoded by the exons ATGGTGAGAATCAGTGTTCTTAATGATGCCTTAAAGAGCATGTACAATGCCGAGAAAAGGGGCAAAAGACAGGTCATGATCAGACCCTCATCGAAAGTGATCATCAAGTTTTTGCTGGTTATGCAGAAGCACG GATACATTGGTGAATTTGAATATGTTGATGACCACCGTTCTGGGAAAATTGTGGTGGAGCTCAACGGAAGATTGAACAAGTGTGGTGTTATTAGTCCACGATTCGATATTGGTGTCAAGGAGATTGAAGGCTGGACAGCTAGGTTGCTTCCATCTAGACAG TTTGGCTACATTGTTTTGACTACCTCTGCCGGAATCATGGATCACGAAGAGGCACGTAGAAAAAATGTTGGTGGCAAGGTTCTTGGATTCTTTTACTAG